A part of Acropora palmata chromosome 8, jaAcrPala1.3, whole genome shotgun sequence genomic DNA contains:
- the LOC141889742 gene encoding uncharacterized protein LOC141889742, translating into MDGKNPARLTLHKGGSVRKALTFNAQNSNFESWFRHGKLTNSSWSDLLHYEGIGVFSFEGYCSSDTGRCQNLLLNKYVYIPDCNEVFGWIYRGTYESCQWEADTLHDIVYCNGTTICQFEKQEDMEVADFAAIFITRRK; encoded by the exons ATGGACGGCAAAAACCCG GCACGATTGACTCTTCACAAAGGTGGCTCAGTGAGGAAAGCGCTTACTTTCAATGCTCAAAATTCGAATTTTGAGTCCTGGTTTCGACATGGAAAACTGACGAACTCTTCATGGAGTGATCTCTTACATTACGAAGGAataggtgttttttctttcgaaGGATATTGTAGCTCCGATACGGGTCGTTGTCAAAACCTCCTCTTAAACAAGTACGTATATATACCAGACTGTAACGAAGTCTTTGGTTGGATTTACCGAGGAACCTACGAGAGCTGCCAGTGGGAGGCAGACACCTTGCATGATATAGTATATTGTAACGGCACAACGATTTGTCAGTTCGAAAAGCAAG AAGACATGGAGGTTGCTGATTTTGCTGCCATATTCATCACAAGAAG GAAGTAA
- the LOC141889782 gene encoding uncharacterized protein LOC141889782 codes for MKRLFTSIKMISQNTVFLAALAFVVSGQLCVPETLDCNEVLPTIYKMGDGSCACDSKAHDGALKYSNGKLFLCLNSEWKALRMTGVQEYGTEFNPGSSCEDILEKANGKDLSDGVYWIGIRLSESPLSTSFPVYCDMTSGGWTLVLKVVSHADQGLVKFWDVLYSTWPIQEYNMEALSITNQYKGHYKNRVYLDGNWEYFNASQARVSLYERGNVVKELVFNAAASQYSNWFERARLKSSPWSDIWSERQNYFSVSGYCGAPGGQQCRYFYINRNFGGCHVDRGWLMYTDINACGFEQMPRYSTVQYSKFARSARMDAYGRGEVGIADLLAVFLR; via the exons ATGAAGAGACTTTTTACCAGCATCAAAATGATCTCACAAAATACAGTGTTTCTCGCAGCCTTAGCTTTCGTCGTTAGTGGCCAACTGTGTGTACCAGAGACTTTGGATTGCAACGAAGTCTTGCCCACCATTTATAAGATGGGAGATGGATCCTGTGCCTGCGACAGCAAAGCTCACGATGGGGCGTTGAAGTACTCCAATGGAAAATTGTTTCTCTGTCTGAATAGCGAATGGAAAGCACTTCGCATGACGGGGGTACAGGAATATGGCACGGAGTTTAATCCAGGATCTTCGTGTGAAGATATTTTAGAAAAAGCTAATGGAAAGGACCTCAGCGATGGAGTGTATTGGATCGGGATCCGTCTTTCAG AGAGTCCCTTATCCACTTCCTTTCCAGTGTATTGTGACATGACATCAGGAG GGTGGACATTGGTGCTGAAGGTGGTGAGCCATGCTGACCAAGGGTTGGTCAAATTTTGGGATGTGCTCTACTCTACCTGGCCCATTCAAGAATACAACATGGAAGCTCTTAGCATCACAAACCAGTACAAGGGTCACTATAAGAACCGAGTGTATCTTGATGGCAACTGGGAATATTTTAATGCATCCCAG GCAAGAGTGTCCTTGTATGAACGTGGCAATGTTGTGAAAGAGCTGGTCTTCAATGCAGCAGCTTCACAATACTCAAACTGGTTTGAAAGAGCACGGCTCAAATCCTCTCCTTGGAGTGACATTTGGAGTGAGcgacaaaattatttcagtgtCTCTGGATATTGTGGGGCGCCAGGTGGTCAACAATGCCGTTATTTCTATATCAACAGGAATTTTGGTGGCTGTCATGTAGATAGAGGGTGGCTCATGTACACTGACATTAATGCGTGTGGTTTTGAACAAATGCCGCGTTATAGTACTGTTCAGTACAGTAAATTTGCTAGGTCAGCTCGTATGGATGCCTATGGTCGCG GGGAAGTTGGGATAGCTGATTTGCTAGCAGTTTTCTTGAGATAA